The Phyllopteryx taeniolatus isolate TA_2022b chromosome 17, UOR_Ptae_1.2, whole genome shotgun sequence genome window below encodes:
- the rfc3 gene encoding replication factor C subunit 3 has product MSLWVDKYRPTSLGKLDYHKEQASQLKSLVQYGDFPHLLVYGPSGAGKKTRIMCLLRELYGAGVEKLRIEHQTIVAPSKKKIEINTIASNYHLEVNPSDAGNQDRVVIQELIKTMAQSQQIQSSTQREFKVVLLTEVDRLTKDAQHALRRTMEKYMATCRLVLCTNSTSKVIGPIRSRCLAVRVPLPSTEEVCHVLTSVCKKEGLLLPPELAKRISDKSGRNLRKALLMCEACRVQQYPFSPDQDVTETDWELFLRETANAIVTQQTPQRLLEVRGRLYELLTHCIPADVIMKGLVRELLNNCDGHLKPEVAHMAAYYEHRLQLGNKAIYHLEAFIAKFMAVYKKFMEDGLDAMMF; this is encoded by the exons ATGAGTTTGTGGGTGGACAAATACCGACCCACGTCGCTCGGCAAACTCGACTACCACAAAGAACAAGCGTCCCAGCTCAAGAGCCTG GTTCAATATGGCGACTTCCCCCATTTGCTGGTCTACGGTCCGTCAGGCGCGGGCAAGAAGACCCGCATCATGTGTCTGCTGAGGGAGCTCTACGGTGCCGGTGTGGAGAAGCTTCGCATCGAGCACCAGACCATTGTG gCTCCCTCCAAGAAGAAGATTGAGATCAACACTATAGCCAGCAACTACCACCTGGAGGTCAACCCCAG TGATGCAGGCAACCAGGACCGTGTGGTGATTCAGGAGCTGATCAAGACCATGGCTCAGTCTCAGCAGATCCAGTCCAGCACGCAGAGAGAGTTCAAAG TGGTGCTGCTCACCGAGGTTGACCGGCTGACCAAGGACGCCCAGCACGCTTTGCGGCGCACCATGGAGAAATACATGGCCACCTGCCGCCTGGTTCTTTGCACCAACTCCACCTCCAAGGTCATCGGGCCCATACGCAGCCGCTGCCTGGCCGTCCGCGTTCCCCTTCCCAGCACAGAGGAG GTGTGTCACGTCCTCACGTCTGTGTGTAAGAAAGAGGGTCTCCTGCTGCCGCCCGAGCTGGCCAAGCGGATCAGCGACAAGTCGGGGCGCAACCTCCGCAAAGCCCTGCTGATGTGCGAGGCCTGCAGGGTCCAGCA GTACCCCTTCTCGCCGGACCAGGACGTCACAGAAACCGACTGGGAGTTGTTCCTCCGAGAAACGGCTAACGCCATCGTCACTCAGCAGACCCCGCAGAG ACTGTTGGAGGTGAGAGGTCGTCTGTACGAGCTGCTGACTCACTGCATCCCTGCTGACGTCATCATGAAG GGTTTGGTGAGGGAGCTTCTGAACAACTGCGACGGGCACCTGAAGCCCGAGGTGGCGCACATGGCGGCGTACTACGAGCACCGGCTGCAGCTGGGCAACAAAGCCATCTACCACCTGGAGGCCTTCATCGCCAAGTTCATGGCCGTCTACAAGAAGTTCATGGAAGACGGCCTGGACGCCATGATGTTCTGA